Part of the Pseudoalteromonas undina genome, CCGATGACTATGATGAGCGTTTTAAAAAGTGGCAGTTTGAACATTTACCTATTGTGCCTGAGCATTGGCAACTTAAAGCAAAGCCTAAAACTCGTAAACAACTCACTATTTTAAAAAAGCTAATCAAACAAGCAACAATACTTGTACATGCTGGCGATCCTGACCGTGAAGGCCAGTTATTAGTTGATGAAGTTATAGAACAAGCAAAAATCAACCAAGCAAAAAAACAAAATATTCAGCGTTTATTGATCAGTGACTTAAACTTAACGGCAGTTAAAAAGTCACTAAATAGTATGCGTGCTAACCGTGACTTTATTCCTTTGAGCGTTTCTGCTCTGGCGCGGTCTCGTGCTGATTGGTTGTTTGGCATGAACTTGACGCGTGCATACACATTAGCGGGGCAAAAAGCGGGATTTGGTAATGTATTGTCGGTTGGGCGAGTGCAAACACCCATTTTGGGCCTAGTAGTTAATCGCGATAACGAGATAGCAAATTTTGTATCAAAACCATTTTATGAAGTACTTACTCACCTTGATACACCTAAGGAGCAATCATTTACTGCTAAGTGGATACCAAGTAAAGCGTGTGAACCTTATCAAGATGAAGAGGGCAGAGTGCTTAACAAAGCTTTAGCTGAAAATGTAACTTCACGTATCGCTAATCAACCAGCAAGCGTAACCGCTCTTGAGCAAAAGCAAAAAAAACAAACAGCGCCGCTTCCCTATAATTTGTCTGCTTTACAAATAGATGCCGCTAAAGCGTTCGGAATGCCAGCGCAAAAAGTGCTCGATACTTGCCAGGTTTTATATGAACGTCATAAGTTAATTACTTACCCACGCTCAGATAATCGTTATTTACCAAAAGATCATCACCAAGATGCAGCTGCGATACTAAAAGCGATTGCAGTAAATGGAGGCCAAAAAGCAGAATTTGTTAATGGAGCAGATGCAAAAAAACGAAGTAAATGTTTTAACGATACAAAAGTAGCAGCTCATCACGCGATTGTACCAACAGCTAAACAGTTAAAAACTGTGAGTTTAGCAAGTGATGAAGAAAAAATTTATCAGTTAATAAGTCGACACTATTTAATTCAGTTTTATCCCGATTACATTTATAACGAAACCAAGGTAGAGGTAACTATAGCGGGTGGTTTATTCAAAGCTAATGCAAAACAAGATGTAGACTTGGGTTTTAAATTGCTTATGGGTAAGTCAGAACTTAAAGAAGAAGCAACGTTGCCTTATTTGGAAAAAGGCATGGTACTTACCTGTACTAAAGGTGAGGTGGTGCAGAAGCATACAACTCCTCCTGCTCATTTTACCGATGCAACCTTACTTGCTGCTATGACGGGAATTAGCCGTTATGTAAAAGACTCGCAAATCAAAAAAATATTAAAAGAGACAGATGGCCTTGGTACTGAAGCCACTCGCGCAGGTATCATTGAACTATTATTTAAACGTCGCTTTTTAAAACGTGAAGGAAAAGCAATTAAAGCAACTGAAACAGGTCTGGCACTAATTAGTGTATTACCTGAGGGGTTATCAAGCCCCGATTTAACTGCAAAATGGGAGTCGAGTTTAGGAGATATCGCTCAGCAAGCAATGAGTTATCAGCAATTTATACAGCCTTTGCTAGCTGATTTAACTAATTTTGTAAGCCAAGCAACTAACTGCGATAGTAATGTATTTGCACATTTGCCAAAAACATCGCCTAAGAAGCGTTTTGCTAAACGTACAAAGAAAGCGCCGTATAAAAAGTCGAGTTACAAAAAAAGCCCTGCGGTAAATTAAACTCAGGGCTTGAAAATAACCTTGAAGATTATTGATTGAATAATGCCGCAGCGGCATTGCTCATTGCAGTTATTCCTGTTTGAAGCGCTACTTTATAATCGGGAGCAAATTTACTTGAATGTAATGAAGGGAGTGTTTCGTTATTTTTCATCGCATTTGTATATTGCTGTTGGTTAACTCCGCCTAACCAAAATAAAGTAATGGGGATGTTTTCATCTGTTCTACCATATAGTCCAAAGTCTTCACCAGCCATAACAGCTTTAGTTTCAAGTACATTTTTTACACCAATTGCATCAGCAATGGCACTCCTAACTATATTTGTTTGCTCCGGATTATTGTAAGTAGATGGAATCGATTCACTTTCATGAACATACACTTCTGGGTAGAGCGCTTTTTCTAGACCTGCACTTTGTGCAATACCTGCAGTAATACGTTTAATCGCAGCAATTTGCGCGTTTCTAACTTCCGGGTTATAGCTACGCAGAGTAAGTTGTAGCTTTACTTCATCAGAAATTACATTGTGTTTTGAGCCGCCATGGATAGATCCAACAGTGATCACTGATGGTTCAAGAGGAGATAACTCCCGACTCGTAATTGTTTGTAATGCTAAAATGGTGCGAGCAGCAATAATAACAGGGTCAACAGTCGTATGTGGATAGGCTCCATGGCCTCCTTTACCTTTTATGGAAATATCAACTGAGTCGACGCTTGCCATAGTGTACTCATTTTTCAGAGCAACTTTTCCTGC contains:
- a CDS encoding DNA topoisomerase III, with protein sequence MKLYIAEKPSLGRAIADALPKPHKKHDGYIEVANGDCVSWCIGHLLEQAEPDDYDERFKKWQFEHLPIVPEHWQLKAKPKTRKQLTILKKLIKQATILVHAGDPDREGQLLVDEVIEQAKINQAKKQNIQRLLISDLNLTAVKKSLNSMRANRDFIPLSVSALARSRADWLFGMNLTRAYTLAGQKAGFGNVLSVGRVQTPILGLVVNRDNEIANFVSKPFYEVLTHLDTPKEQSFTAKWIPSKACEPYQDEEGRVLNKALAENVTSRIANQPASVTALEQKQKKQTAPLPYNLSALQIDAAKAFGMPAQKVLDTCQVLYERHKLITYPRSDNRYLPKDHHQDAAAILKAIAVNGGQKAEFVNGADAKKRSKCFNDTKVAAHHAIVPTAKQLKTVSLASDEEKIYQLISRHYLIQFYPDYIYNETKVEVTIAGGLFKANAKQDVDLGFKLLMGKSELKEEATLPYLEKGMVLTCTKGEVVQKHTTPPAHFTDATLLAAMTGISRYVKDSQIKKILKETDGLGTEATRAGIIELLFKRRFLKREGKAIKATETGLALISVLPEGLSSPDLTAKWESSLGDIAQQAMSYQQFIQPLLADLTNFVSQATNCDSNVFAHLPKTSPKKRFAKRTKKAPYKKSSYKKSPAVN
- a CDS encoding M20 metallopeptidase family protein, with amino-acid sequence MKLVYASALCLLVSPLLSAQTLKLDLNKSMPAIEKLYLDLHQSPELSYHEQQTGKKIASQLQKLGFDVTNSVGGYGVVGIYRNGQGPTVMIRTDTDGLPITEQTGKAYASTVTTVNEQGSKVGVMHGCGHDIHMSSFIGTAQQLIKNKQSWQGTLMMVAQPAEEVGGGAKAMLSEGLFSKYAKPDHIIALHVSASVPAGKVALKNEYTMASVDSVDISIKGKGGHGAYPHTTVDPVIIAARTILALQTITSRELSPLEPSVITVGSIHGGSKHNVISDEVKLQLTLRSYNPEVRNAQIAAIKRITAGIAQSAGLEKALYPEVYVHESESIPSTYNNPEQTNIVRSAIADAIGVKNVLETKAVMAGEDFGLYGRTDENIPITLFWLGGVNQQQYTNAMKNNETLPSLHSSKFAPDYKVALQTGITAMSNAAAALFNQ